The Methanocorpusculum vombati genome segment CGATCTCGCCGAGGTTCAGACGGTTGTACCGGTACTTCGCACAGCCCGCCGTCAGAATAATCACATCCTTCGGCAGTGCCTGTGCAAACTCCGTGTAGTACCTCCGCTCCTTGTGCCGCCCGTCACATCCGGCCATCACCACAAAGCGGCGGATCTTCTTCTCCTCAATCAGCTTGAGAATCTTTGGTGCAAGCGCGAGAACCGCATCATGACCCGCGCCGGTCGTCACCTCCGAAAGCTTCAGATCGATCGGGGCTTTACATCTTTTTGCAAGCGCAATAATCTCTGAGAAATCCTTTGACCCGTCGGCCTTCTCCGGGATGTGCACGGCTCCGTCAAATCCGACCGACCCGGTTGTAAAGATTCTTCCGCGTGACTCCTCCGGCGGCGGCACAAGACAGTTCGTCGTAAACAGAACCGGGCCGTTGAACTTCGGGAACTCGTCCTTCTGGTTTGCCCAGGACGTACCGTAGTTTGCGATCAGATTGTCGTATTGTTTGAATGCAGGATGTGCATGGGCAATCAGCATCTCGCCGTGTGTGTACACATCAACACCTGTTCCTTTTGTCTGTTCCAGCAGCATCTCCAGATCCCGCAGATCATGACCGGTCACGAGAATCCCCGGTTTATCTTTGACGCCGCAGGGAACCTTCGTGATCTCTGTTGTTCCGTAGTGTTTATTCGCCTCATCCAGCAGGGCCAGCACCTTTGCACCAACCGTGCCGCATTCCAGAACCAGCTCTGTCCGTTCTGCAATGGTGTACACCTCAAACCGTGAGGCAAGACCCTTGTAGATGAAGGCCATGATATCCGGATCGGTCTTTCCCAACACCTCGGCATGGGAGTAGTAGGCGCACATGCCTTTCAGTCCGAACAGCAGCAGGGAAAACAGCGACCGTTCGTTGTCGTCCTCAATTGCAAGAAGACCAATACCTCCTTCGAGATGAACAATCTCCTCCTCGGATTTCGGGGTCCACGCACACCCTTCCGGCTCTCCGGAAATGATCGGATAGGCATCACGATAGGCGATGAGGGTCTTCAGATACTCTTTGAACCGTTCTTTATCGAAGTTGACATTCGTCAGCGTTGCAAACAAAATCTCCACAACCGCTTTGTCCTGCTTTGCGGTGTCGGCCGGAACTTTTGCTCCCGCCGGCTGGTGGATCTTCCGGTATGCAAGACCTGACAGAATA includes the following:
- the hcp gene encoding hydroxylamine reductase, producing the protein MFCQQCEETARGLGCTAGGVCGKSNDTACYQDAVNFILSGLAYRKIHQPAGAKVPADTAKQDKAVVEILFATLTNVNFDKERFKEYLKTLIAYRDAYPIISGEPEGCAWTPKSEEEIVHLEGGIGLLAIEDDNERSLFSLLLFGLKGMCAYYSHAEVLGKTDPDIMAFIYKGLASRFEVYTIAERTELVLECGTVGAKVLALLDEANKHYGTTEITKVPCGVKDKPGILVTGHDLRDLEMLLEQTKGTGVDVYTHGEMLIAHAHPAFKQYDNLIANYGTSWANQKDEFPKFNGPVLFTTNCLVPPPEESRGRIFTTGSVGFDGAVHIPEKADGSKDFSEIIALAKRCKAPIDLKLSEVTTGAGHDAVLALAPKILKLIEEKKIRRFVVMAGCDGRHKERRYYTEFAQALPKDVIILTAGCAKYRYNRLNLGEIDGVPRVLDAGQCNDSYSLVVIATELAKALKIPVNELPLSFNIAWYEQKAILVFLTLLALGIRDIMIGPHLPACLSPDVLNTLVERFGVQPNTTVEADLKTLHLV